AATTGGCAGCAGCTTGGCTTGTCCCACACAGGGCTGAATTGCTTCATTATTTTTGGTTCTAGACTAGAAAAACAGTGTGTTGGTTTCACGAGtcctcattaaaaagaaaaaaaaaaagtgtagtttaGGCACTTGGGAAACAGCCTATCAGAAGGCACTGGAAAACTCTGAAGAGAAGTGTAGCTGCTGACGCGAGACGCTGTGCTGCCGGCAGGCCCGGCGCTCACGCACGGTAGGAGTCGCTCTGCTTCATTTTCCCTATCAGGTGACTGAGCAACGGGAAGCCCTAGTCACATCTGACAAGGGGCTGTAATCCCACGATTCAGGGCCGGTGGTTTCTATATCCGGTAAGTCCAGATTCTGGAGATATTAGGAGAAACGAGCGCGCACGCAGGCACGGCCCGGGACTCTGCACGACCCTGTCCTGCAGGACGGACCACGGGCGCGCAGCGGCCCGCTCGCACCGGTGGCAGCCGTCCAGTGGAGACTGGAGAGCAGGCTGAGTGGAGAGTGGAGAGCTGGAGAACCGTGCTACTTTTAGCAGCGGAAGTTTGGGTTTCGGGGACACAGGGAAGGAGCAAGAAACCAGAGTTCCCACGCGCCTCGGGGAGCGGAGAGCGTGagcccgcccaccccaccccaccccaccccaccccaagctctccctcaccccctgcacAGCCCAGGAGCGCATCAGCCATCCCGTGCCCACCCTTCTTCCAGAACCCGTCTGATCCACACTGATGCCATATGTTTCACACAACCCTGAACCCCTCTCAGCcccgggtggggggtgggacagAATCTTCACTAGGAACCCCGAGCAAAAGGCACAGCCACAACCTGGTCGTCATGCCACTGTGAAGTCACGAAATGAAGCCACCCTGGGATGCCCTATGTCTGGGCTTCTTGCTTTGTGAGGGAACGAAATCTCCTTACTGTTTAAACCTCTAGGGAGTGGGGAGACATCTGCTTTTTGTGACCCCAAGTAATGAGATGCAATCCTGTTCCTCCAAAATAACCTATTTTCTAGAGCAGTGCACACACATGAACGGATGCACACTCCCTCTTATAAACTAAACTCTGGTGTCAGTACTAACATTCTCCTAAATTCATCTCCTAAAGTCAAGCTCCTCCGAGAAGAGCGATTGCTCTTATTCCCTCTCCAGAATACCCTCCTCCCCAACACTACCGGTTACTTCAAGGCCGGTTCAAAATCTGCCTCCTCCATGAACAGTTTCTTATTTAATCCCTGCCTACATCTGTCTCTAATTCCAACATATGGCATTTACTGTCTCTAACTTTTTTACAGCTTTCCTGCTGATCCTTGTGTTTCCCTCTCAATGTCTACCACACTGAGCACACATTTGATTTACAGTGACTGAGTATAAAGCACCATCTTCCTTCACCTGAAACATgggattttcctttcctcttttcttccttgtcCTCTTTCCTCATCTTACTTCTCtgtagaagaaaagacaaaaatttaggTAAAAGAAATTCAGAGCTCAGACTCTGAAGAAAGGTAAGTCTTTCTAAAGAAAGCTGAAATGGCATGGCCTACCTTCTGGGAGTTACAGATAAGGGAAAGAATTATGACATGGGGGAACAGCAGTTAGACACCACACCAATGACCTTCTGTTTTTGTACCTCCCTAACACTCTGAACAGGTCTCACTACTGAAAGTAGGGGAGGGGGCATCCTTAACAAATCAGAAGGTACAAGAGAAGATACAGCAGAGTCCAGCTCATGGCATTCAACAAAGGTCTCAGGAGTGCATGAGAGAGGACAGATCATCTTATGACTAGAGTTTCGGGCTTATACCTTAaagctttttattataaaaacagaatgaaatgtaAATACCACTAAGAACACTGCCATCTCAATGTAATGGACTTCATCTGAATGTGTTGTCATAAAAATCCTTAATCTGATACAGACTTCAAGCtgttttgaaatggaaaataaaatcttgggttgtttttgtctttactttAAAACTACTATGGCCATTAGCTAAAACTCAAAGTAAGGGCCTATCTGCAGAAAGGCTTTGTCCATCATCACATGACCTGAGTCTCTGTAGCTGCTCTTCTATGAAACAGCTCTGGGGCCATCCTTCCTACAAGATGGCAGAAAGAGCATCTGCAGAGAGCAAAACCTGGTGTAGAAATTGGCTCGTGTGTCCTTGAAGGTTTGCAAATACAATAttaacttttacttttaacacattccagatatattaaaaatttgtTGTAACTTTCATGaggttcattcattcaaacagaCACTAAGAACTTACGCAAGATCTTTTATATTACACAATAGAGTAAAAACTGTAGTAAAAGTTCAGATAGTTAAATGAGCACCAAACACTACAAAGTGTAACCAGCATGGTTCTATTAAAAACTCTCTTCAACTATGCCATTCAAGGACAGCAATACAATACTTTCTTTACAAAGCAACTAATATAAAAATCTGTAAATGCCATAAATTCATTTATAGGCTCTTATTTCCATATAGGCATGTCATTAgattcttttgattctttctttccttcaattcTTTCCTGAGGTATTTTTTTGTGGTTTGCTTTTATTGTACTGCTGGATGCATTATCTTTGATCATCCTTttcctaaaatgatttttaaagacctGCAAAAAATTTTATTGCATAGGACACTATTCATGACAGAGGTTGGGAACTGCAAATATGTGGCATTGGAATAAGTCTTACAAATATTGCATTTTAAGAATCTgttacatacattttcttttttttttttttttacagcttgtctctttaaaaaaaaaaattgaagttacaGCTAAGAGTTAACTACGTACAGTGAAGCATTTTAGGAATGTCAGAGGTTAGAGAATACGATGAATGatacaaaggaaaaaagccaTAATTCTTGCTGGCTATATATTGTATTGCCTTCAAAAGCAACTGTACATGTTGTAATCAGTTCATAGTTAAATATTTCTACTAATCTGGTTTAGGAGAGCAAATGTCTTTCAAAGTTTCAAGTTCCTCTATGAGCTTCTTGTTCTGAACTTCCAGCACTGCAACTCGACTCTCCAGACAttttacatattctttctttCGACGTCGACATTCTTTAGCAGCTTCCCTGAAAAAAAGTAGAAGCAAAAGggcaaacaaaacattttttttttttttttgcatgctaTGGACAAGCAGACTGAAGTAAGCTTGGTAAATGTGATCATGGCTGCATTCCAAATCTTGGAATAGCGTTCCCAATTCAATGTCAAACACTAAGCCAAACTGGATTTTTAAGGGTCACAAGTGTCCCTTCCACAAGTCCACATGGCAATTAGTAGAATTGCTGCATCTCCTGCCTTGATTAGAGTTCATAATAAACAAGGTCCAAGTCAAAGACAGTTACTCTGCTTTATGGCAATAAAGATCTTTGAGGGCCTTGAGTTCCTCAATGAGagtcttgttttggttttcaagCACAGCCACACGATTTTCAAGACATTTgacatattctttcttcttcctgcgaCACTCCCGGGCAGCTTCCCTGGAACCAACACAAAGCAAATGACTACAGGAACAACCTCCTAGCACGATCCAGACTGCTTCAAATGAACTTCTGCCCCCCAGACTCAAAGACCAATCAATCCTAGGCAAGGTTTATACAAAGCCACACAACGAATGTAACCAAGCACATGCCTTTTGTAAGAATACTTTCAAACAACAGGAACGAGTTGAGAGCACGATCAATGTGTCCATCATTCATTGTAAATGCTGTTTTCTTAGGGCACACATTCCATGATAACAGTGACCAGAATGATCTTCAGTAACCTAAAACAATAGGACCACATCCCCAAGTGGAATTTCTACAAAAACATTTACAGATCTTTTCAATTCTCTTGAGTATTTTTGTCCACCAAAACCACATATTCCATCACAATGAGTTAACTTTATTTTGGTCAGaaatattggaaaaattaatCCTCAGAAATTTGAAATGTCAATATTGGAGATTTTGTTTCTTCAAGACTGAATCTCATCGGTAAAACAAATAAGCTCGACCATGACTACAAGAAGCAGTTTATTGGCTAGAAAACAACATGGATAAAGACAATGGTAAGCAAGTCACACACATTTTCATAAACCATAATGAAATGGACTCCGCTTCTGAAaattaaggaaaggaagaagggatagCACAGAATCCAGCACTCAATAGTTCAGACACTTTAAACCCACAAAGTGAGAGCACCAATATTAAAACCTCGGAAAGGAAGCTACTATAACCCAAAACTCTATGTCAAGACTGTTTTCCAATCACGTGCCTTTACTACCCAATCTAGGAATCTTTAAAGCGCTGTAGGCATGCCCAAAAGAAGGGACAGACCAGCCAAAgcaacaaacacaaatacacagatgAGTTAGTCATTCTCATGCATAGccccaccaaaaaataataaatagagccaacattattctctttttcctttttgtcaggGTGGAGTATATTCTCCTCTGTAGAATATACTCTCTGTTAATAGTGTTCCTTTGGAGGAGTCAACTGAAAATAACTGCTTTGGGGTACACTTCAGATCAAAAAAGCCTATGTTGAAAGAGATAACTCAAACATATATTAACAGGAGTTGTGTTGGATGTCTAAACACCAGTTACTATAATGCTAGCTAGCACTGCTGCAATTCTGAACCAGGAGTGATGTGTACAACAGATTTGGccaattctgttttatttttaggatagTTGACTCACTAACAACtggttatctgtttttttcctccatgggGCCAAATGTCAGCAGAAAAAAGACCTTGAAATCCCAGTGAACTGCAGGAAAAAACCAACCCCGACTTCCTAGCCAAGAACAATGCACTCACCCTGTGAACTCACCAAGTTCTCAGGCTTCTCAACTAGTTAACGAGAAGATTACAAAAATGTAAGAAGTAAACTGAATCTGACAAATACAGATTCATTTAATCTCAATGATgcatagggaaaaactgagaacaaaTCCAACCACACATAGAATTTGCAACTCTTCTTTCTACAAAGGAACTAAAATACATTTATGAATACCAACGTTTTCAtgattgaatcattatattaaatTCTAGATCTGGAAGGAAGATAATCACTCTACAAAACATGTTatcattaaatgaaattttacataTGTAATAGCAGtgcttgatatttattttttaatttctttaccaAGGTGTACTCTCTgttgtaaatataatttatatctcATGTGGGAACGGTGCAGGTTACCAGTCAAAATGTTCCAAGCATCAAGCTTTAAATGATCGCACCAGTAGATGGTACATCCCCAAGTACTTCCCAGCTATGGAAAACACCTGTTTCTTCTATTAATAGCTAGCTCAGTTTTTAGGCCTTGCGTTTGTCTGGATATATCCTCAGCATGGAGAGGAAGTACATGGCAAAGAGGAAATGCTGACAAGGCTGTAAAGAAATATAAACTGTGGCTGGACTGGGAGAAATATCTATCAGATCTGTCATAAATGCCAgccaaagaataaagagagaatgcatgagaggTCTTTCAcgttaataagtaaaatctacaTACTCTCCATGAAGTGAAAACTGCAGCTTACTCTGAGGTCTCTTTGAGGTGACTCTGGAATAGTGCAGCGGGCAGGCTCTGGAAGAATGACTGCCTGATTGCACATCCAGGTTCTGTCCAGTGTGGGCTGCATGATCTTAACCAACTCACTATTTagccactctgagcctcagtccctCATCTGGAAAGTAAGGATAATAACCAGACCTGGTTTCATGTGCAAGTTATGTGAGAGTTAAAGAAACGGTAGAAACAAAGCACTTACAACCTGCATATGGTACTTGCTCTGCTGAGCCTCCTGTTAGCCATTTATCATCGGCTCTTCCCTTGTCCTGCTCTTAGACTGAGATCTGGAAAGCTAAGATAGACCCTTCTCAGAATTCCTTGCAGCTAGGAATTCTATTAGCTATTTCTAGCCAAGAAAACGCGGGTGAAAGATGCTGTGAGGACCTGCCAGAAGTTTTCGGAAGATCCAGAAGCTCTGgaccttcttccttcttcctgcttgtTGTGATCCTAAGAACAAATGTCACCTGCTAAAGCTGACAAGGCAGGGAGGAAAAGCCTGGATCCTTGACGACACTGCTGAGCCTTTGTTCTGGCTGCACATACCTCTGGGCCAGTCACATAAGATCAAAATAACACCTGTGAGGTGAAGGCTCCATTTCCCTGGGTTATTTACAGCTCAAACACAAACACTACCCAATAGCTGTTATTAgcgaattatttttttaaaacgtAAAATTTTATGACTGTTTTCCTCAgggaaatttattatttatgtgtagGTAGCTGTGGGGCACTTTTAGAGGAACCCACTTGCCCAGTATTTCACTATTTCATTGAGAGTtctactgacatttttttttaatctaaaaaacaaaagggaaataagaatGCTACTTTctaggtctttttattttctttaggaaaataagACATCAATGAACAATCTTACAGTTTGCATTATTACTATACTTTATATTTCTAAACTGAATTCTGTGACCATAGAAGCAAATGTTTTCATAACTCCCTAAGATCTCAGAAAGGacagttttaaaatatccatattccTCCACCAGATCTAAGTTAGAGATCTTTGATAGTAAGACTTCCACAGAACAACTATGTGTGATACTCTGTGAGCCTCACCCATTCAGCCCCTTCAGGATTTCTGAATAAAATGCTGACAATGAAAAATAGGAACCCAGCATGACTTAGTCAACCTGGAACAATCACTGATAAAGATCTGCGTGTCTTAATGATCTTAGTTTGGGTAATCTGTTGTATTTTCCAGGGTACAAAACTCCATCTAGTGATCTGTGATAACTACAATGTCTGGGAACTAAATCCAACTTAAGGAGTCCTGTATTGTATAAAAATGTGAcctttgtttatttaatattttatttatttatttgatagagagaacaaacaaacagggggaggaaaagcagactccccgctgagcagagagcccgatcagGACCCGattctggatcctgggatcatgacctgagtggaaggcagatgcttaattgactgagccacctgggtgccctcaAAATATGACATTTAAACGGAGGTTAGTAAGCTGAATATAGCTGCTACTGATTCACATTCAGTTACAAAGGACTGTTACAAAGTCAGTACTTATTTCTGAATTGTAGTGGCTCAAAAGTCACAATTTCTAGACTAACTAGCTTGCTAATGCCTACTAACAAACCACCACCACATGGTCCTGGTCAGAGATGAGCACATGATGTCATCTGAAATGTATTGTTTTCTTACAATGAGGGTATGATTTAACACTTAGGAACAAGGTTGACCAAATGACTTGGCGAACTCTTAGACTATTCTGTTCATTTTGAAAATCAGATTAATTTGTACCATTTTCCATCATAAAAACTAACCCAAGAAATAATATACAAGTCAAattaaagaattttggaaaacagcattTTTATGACAtactcctatttaaaaaataaaattacagcaaCATGGTACAAGAGTAAGTGAGAAAATGAGAGCGTGAACTGAAAGTATATATGCTATAATATTAGTAGGGATCTCTAAGTGACAGGGCTCTgagtaattttgtttctttctttgctttgtatTTGCACTTGACCAAAATTTATCAGACTTAATATGTATTTCagtataatagaaaaaaacaaagttacaaaatagataaaaggaaaCTACATACAAAAGGCttagaaaattctatttatttatttatgtaaactctacccccaaaaCAGGGGATTGaacccataaccccaagatcaagagttgcatgttctactgactaagtagaaccaggtgcccctaagaggCTTAGCAATTCTTTACTCacacttaaatttattttgctcataaagaagcaaaaaaatcaCACTTATCACCTATTTCACAAAGTAAATACcaagtaaaaattaaatctttatttgtaataa
This genomic interval from Mustela erminea isolate mMusErm1 chromosome 6, mMusErm1.Pri, whole genome shotgun sequence contains the following:
- the CREM gene encoding cAMP-responsive element modulator isoform X17, whose product is MPTYQIRAPTTALPQGVVMAASPGSLHSPQQLAEEATRKRELRLMKNREAARECRRKKKEYVKCLENRVAVLENQNKTLIEELKALKDLYCHKAE